One Clavibacter zhangzhiyongii genomic region harbors:
- a CDS encoding PP2C family protein-serine/threonine phosphatase — translation MLDSLTLRVAFGVTTLTLFLLFALVTFRTTRSPFSFWWCAALALFMGGSLAYLLDGTAGQVWANPLGNGLIVAGSASVWMGSRSLRERPTPWWLVVPPAALVVAVSCADSPATNDWSGGPLYLALMSTLIGLSTREIALLGAGQSRTRWPLLLASGALATYYGLRLVAFVATGPRSPAFTTWFGTPSTTLITLVLLVVVSFSMASLSGEQVAKKLAARAARTRQELVEGGGVQRRLLPQTVPDIAGYEVAGTCVPSGAVSGDFFDWQRTPDGLVVTLADVMGKGVGAAMIAATVRAALRVALPAHDPGGTMTVVDRAVESDLDANDAFVTLLHLRLDAPSGEIQLVDAGHGLGVVCRADGSREPIPSRNLPLGALGTQDWAVTTVRLDPGDLLLICSDGVLDLFDGTLASMDLAALTAMSMASSAAQAVASLTRLAADGTPPDDVTVVAIRRVAAAA, via the coding sequence TTGCTCGACTCGCTCACCCTCCGCGTCGCCTTCGGCGTGACGACGCTCACCCTGTTCCTGCTGTTCGCCCTCGTCACGTTCCGCACCACGCGATCGCCGTTCAGCTTCTGGTGGTGCGCCGCGCTCGCCCTGTTCATGGGCGGCTCGCTCGCGTACCTCCTCGACGGCACCGCCGGTCAGGTGTGGGCCAATCCGCTGGGTAACGGCCTCATCGTCGCCGGATCCGCCTCCGTCTGGATGGGGAGCAGGTCGCTCCGGGAGCGGCCGACTCCCTGGTGGCTGGTGGTGCCGCCCGCGGCGCTCGTCGTCGCCGTCTCGTGCGCCGACTCCCCCGCGACCAACGACTGGTCCGGGGGCCCGCTCTACCTCGCCCTGATGTCCACCCTCATCGGGCTCTCGACGCGGGAGATCGCCCTCCTCGGAGCCGGGCAGTCCCGGACCCGCTGGCCGCTGCTGCTCGCCTCCGGCGCCCTCGCGACCTACTACGGCCTGCGTCTCGTCGCCTTCGTCGCCACCGGCCCCCGGAGCCCCGCCTTCACCACCTGGTTCGGCACGCCGTCGACGACGCTCATCACGCTGGTCCTCCTCGTGGTGGTGTCGTTCAGCATGGCGTCGCTCAGCGGCGAGCAGGTGGCGAAGAAGCTCGCCGCCCGCGCCGCGCGAACCCGGCAGGAGCTGGTGGAGGGCGGCGGCGTGCAGCGTCGGCTGCTCCCGCAGACCGTGCCCGACATCGCCGGCTACGAGGTCGCGGGGACGTGCGTGCCGAGCGGCGCGGTCAGCGGGGACTTCTTCGACTGGCAGCGGACACCGGACGGCCTGGTGGTCACCCTGGCCGACGTCATGGGCAAGGGAGTCGGCGCCGCCATGATCGCGGCGACGGTCCGCGCCGCGCTCCGCGTAGCGCTCCCCGCGCACGACCCGGGAGGGACGATGACCGTCGTCGACCGCGCGGTGGAGTCCGACCTCGACGCGAATGACGCCTTCGTGACGCTGCTGCATCTGCGGCTCGACGCGCCGAGCGGCGAGATCCAGCTGGTGGACGCGGGCCACGGCCTCGGCGTGGTCTGCCGGGCCGACGGCTCCCGGGAGCCCATCCCCTCCCGGAACCTGCCCCTCGGCGCCCTCGGCACGCAGGACTGGGCGGTCACGACCGTGCGCCTGGACCCGGGCGATCTGCTCCTCATCTGCAGCGACGGGGTCCTCGACCTGTTCGACGGCACCCTGGCCTCGATGGACCTGGCGGCGCTCACCGCCATGTCCATGGCGTCGAGCGCTGCCCAGGCCGTCGCGAGCCTCACCCGCCTGGCCGCGGACGGGACTCCCCCGGACGACGTGACGGTCGTGGCCATCCGCCGGGTCGCGGCTGCGGCCTGA
- a CDS encoding GNAT family N-acetyltransferase: MVDIRHALATDGDAVFALCQQLDMINAPATRDDFDVTFSHILRANKDVGRDVLLVAEDGGRVVGYAYLVVSRLLYAGGLSAHLEELVVDSTARSAGTGSSLVRAVERLCGDRGVGQITMSTRRAGEFYKRLGYERTAEFYKKLLR, from the coding sequence GTGGTCGACATCCGGCACGCGCTGGCCACGGACGGGGACGCGGTCTTCGCCCTCTGCCAGCAGCTCGACATGATCAACGCCCCGGCGACCCGCGACGACTTCGACGTCACGTTCTCCCACATCCTGCGGGCGAACAAGGACGTCGGTCGCGACGTGCTCCTGGTCGCGGAGGACGGCGGCCGTGTCGTCGGGTACGCGTACCTGGTCGTGTCCCGGCTCCTCTACGCCGGCGGGCTCAGCGCCCACCTCGAGGAGCTGGTGGTCGATAGCACCGCGCGCAGCGCCGGCACGGGGTCCTCCCTGGTCAGGGCGGTGGAGCGTCTCTGCGGCGATCGCGGCGTCGGCCAGATCACGATGAGCACGCGTCGTGCCGGTGAGTTCTACAAGCGCCTCGGCTACGAGCGCACCGCCGAGTTCTACAAGAAGCTGCTGCGCTAG
- a CDS encoding cytochrome c oxidase subunit 4, whose protein sequence is MRANRNLFYVLAVFFVIAAAAYTIWHLIDQNTVEWVGTLAIALSGVLAAFIGFFVARLYAAQNGELPEDRSDANVDDGDPELGFFSPWSWWPVILAAGAASVFLGLAVGIWIAIIGGGLAIIALVGWTYEYYRGYFAR, encoded by the coding sequence GTGCGCGCCAATAGGAACCTCTTCTACGTCCTCGCGGTCTTCTTCGTCATCGCCGCGGCCGCGTACACGATCTGGCACCTCATCGACCAGAACACGGTCGAGTGGGTCGGCACGCTGGCCATCGCGCTCTCCGGGGTGCTGGCCGCGTTCATCGGCTTCTTCGTGGCGCGCCTCTACGCGGCGCAGAACGGCGAGCTCCCGGAGGACCGCAGCGACGCCAACGTCGACGACGGCGACCCGGAGCTCGGCTTCTTCAGCCCGTGGAGCTGGTGGCCGGTCATCCTCGCGGCCGGTGCCGCCTCCGTGTTCCTCGGCCTCGCCGTGGGCATCTGGATCGCGATCATCGGCGGCGGTCTCGCGATCATCGCGCTCGTGGGCTGGACCTACGAGTACTACCGCGGCTACTTCGCCCGCTGA
- the ctaD gene encoding cytochrome c oxidase subunit I produces the protein MTSTLNRPTAIPAGQAKVLDGNGKAERRGNVVVNWITSTDHKTIGYLYLITSFLYFCLGGVMALVIRAQLFEPGLHVVETKEQYNQLFTMHGTIMLLMFATPLFAGFANVLMPLQIGAPDVAFPRLNAFAYWLFNFGSLIAVAGFLTPAGAASFGWFAYAPLSSTTFSPGLGGNLWVMGLALSGFGTILGAVNFVTTIITMRAPGMTMFRMPIFTWNILVTSILVLMAFPVLAAALFGLGADRIFDAHIYDPANGGAILWQHLFWFFGHPEVYIIALPFFGIVSEVFPVFSRKPIFGYKTLVYATISIAALSVTVWAHHMYVTGSVLLPFFSLMTMLIAVPTGVKIFNWIGTMWRGSVTFETPMLWAIGFLITFTFGGLTGVILASPPLDFHVSDTYFVVAHFHYVVFGTVVFAMFSGFYFWWPKWTGTMLNERLGKVHFWLLFVGFHTTFLIQHWLGVMGMPRRYATYQPEDDFTWMNQLSTIGAGILALSMIPFFLNVWITARTAPRVTVNDPWGYGRSLEWATSCPPPRHNFTSIPRIRSEAPAFDLNHPEAGIPVGIGPAKDAPDAATYDISSDKVK, from the coding sequence GTGACATCGACCCTCAACCGTCCCACCGCGATCCCCGCGGGTCAGGCGAAGGTCCTCGACGGCAACGGCAAGGCCGAGCGCCGGGGCAACGTCGTGGTCAACTGGATCACCTCCACCGACCACAAGACGATCGGGTACCTGTACCTGATCACCTCGTTCCTCTACTTCTGCCTCGGCGGCGTCATGGCGCTCGTCATCCGCGCCCAGCTCTTCGAGCCCGGCCTGCACGTCGTGGAGACCAAGGAGCAGTACAACCAGCTCTTCACCATGCACGGCACGATCATGCTGCTCATGTTCGCGACGCCGCTGTTCGCCGGCTTTGCCAACGTGCTCATGCCGCTGCAGATCGGCGCGCCGGACGTGGCGTTCCCCCGCCTCAACGCCTTCGCGTACTGGCTCTTCAACTTCGGCTCCCTCATCGCAGTCGCGGGCTTCCTCACGCCGGCCGGCGCGGCCTCGTTCGGATGGTTCGCGTACGCGCCGCTGTCCAGCACGACGTTCTCGCCGGGTTTGGGAGGCAATCTCTGGGTGATGGGTCTCGCGCTCAGCGGATTCGGCACCATCCTCGGCGCCGTGAACTTCGTGACTACCATCATCACGATGCGCGCGCCCGGCATGACGATGTTCCGCATGCCGATCTTCACCTGGAACATCCTCGTGACGTCGATCCTCGTGCTGATGGCGTTCCCGGTGCTCGCCGCCGCGCTCTTCGGCCTCGGCGCCGACCGCATCTTCGACGCCCACATCTACGACCCGGCCAACGGCGGCGCCATCCTCTGGCAGCACCTGTTCTGGTTCTTCGGACACCCCGAGGTGTACATCATCGCGCTGCCGTTCTTCGGCATCGTCTCCGAGGTCTTCCCGGTCTTCAGCCGCAAGCCGATCTTCGGGTACAAGACGCTGGTCTACGCGACCATCTCCATCGCGGCCCTCTCGGTCACGGTGTGGGCGCACCACATGTACGTCACCGGCTCGGTCCTCCTGCCGTTCTTCTCGCTCATGACCATGCTCATCGCGGTCCCGACCGGCGTGAAGATCTTCAACTGGATCGGCACCATGTGGCGCGGATCGGTCACGTTCGAGACCCCCATGCTCTGGGCGATCGGCTTCCTCATCACGTTCACGTTCGGCGGCCTGACCGGCGTCATCCTGGCGTCGCCCCCGCTCGACTTCCACGTGTCCGACACGTACTTCGTCGTGGCGCACTTCCACTACGTGGTGTTCGGCACGGTCGTGTTCGCCATGTTCTCGGGCTTCTACTTCTGGTGGCCCAAGTGGACGGGCACGATGCTCAACGAGCGCCTCGGCAAGGTCCACTTCTGGCTGCTGTTCGTCGGCTTCCACACCACGTTCCTCATCCAGCACTGGCTGGGCGTCATGGGCATGCCGCGTCGCTACGCGACGTACCAGCCCGAGGACGACTTCACGTGGATGAACCAGCTGTCGACGATCGGCGCCGGCATCCTCGCGCTGTCGATGATCCCGTTCTTCCTGAACGTCTGGATCACCGCCCGCACGGCGCCGCGCGTCACGGTCAACGACCCGTGGGGCTACGGCCGCTCGCTCGAGTGGGCCACGTCGTGCCCGCCGCCGCGGCACAACTTCACGTCCATCCCGCGCATCCGCTCGGAGGCCCCGGCCTTCGACCTCAACCACCCCGAGGCGGGCATCCCCGTGGGAATCGGTCCGGCGAAGGACGCTCCGGATGCCGCGACCTACGACATCTCCAGCGACAAGGTGAAGTGA
- the coxB gene encoding cytochrome c oxidase subunit II, with translation MRSTRRQRWLTIPVAIGISVLLAGCTQQQLQGFLPTEAGTTNHVDSVIGLWVTAWIVLLAVGVLTWGLTIWAAVVYRRRKGQTGLPVQMRYNMPIEIFYTIVPLILVLGFFAFTAKDQAAIEARFDQPEVKVQVFGKQWAWDFNYLGGETESGQAIEGGAYEQGVQAVDDPDGPQGSIDKDKLPTLYLPVNTKVELELNTRDTLHSFWVVDFLYKKDLISGKTNYMTFIPEKEGTYMGKCAELCGEYHSLMLFQVKVVSIDEYNAYIESQKAAGFEGDLGKDYDRLQNLPGTDVPATTESSEE, from the coding sequence GTGCGCTCCACTCGCCGTCAACGTTGGCTGACGATCCCCGTCGCCATAGGCATCTCGGTACTCCTCGCAGGGTGCACGCAGCAGCAGCTCCAGGGCTTCCTCCCCACCGAGGCCGGCACGACGAACCACGTCGACTCGGTCATCGGCCTGTGGGTCACGGCATGGATCGTGCTCCTCGCGGTCGGCGTGCTGACCTGGGGCCTCACCATCTGGGCCGCGGTCGTCTACCGCCGCCGCAAGGGCCAGACCGGCCTCCCCGTGCAGATGCGCTACAACATGCCGATCGAGATCTTCTACACGATCGTGCCGCTCATCCTCGTGCTCGGCTTCTTCGCCTTCACCGCCAAGGACCAGGCCGCCATCGAGGCGCGCTTCGACCAGCCCGAGGTCAAGGTCCAGGTCTTCGGCAAGCAGTGGGCGTGGGACTTCAACTACCTCGGCGGCGAGACCGAGTCCGGCCAGGCGATCGAGGGCGGCGCCTACGAGCAGGGCGTCCAGGCCGTGGACGACCCCGACGGGCCCCAGGGCTCGATCGACAAGGACAAGCTCCCCACGCTCTACCTGCCGGTGAACACCAAGGTCGAGCTCGAGCTCAACACCCGCGACACGCTCCACTCCTTCTGGGTCGTCGACTTCCTGTACAAGAAGGACCTCATCTCCGGCAAGACGAACTACATGACGTTCATCCCGGAGAAGGAGGGCACGTACATGGGCAAGTGCGCCGAGCTCTGCGGCGAGTACCACTCCCTCATGCTCTTCCAGGTGAAGGTCGTCTCGATCGACGAGTACAACGCCTACATCGAGAGCCAGAAGGCGGCCGGCTTCGAGGGCGACCTCGGCAAGGACTACGACCGCCTGCAGAACCTCCCCGGCACCGACGTGCCGGCCACCACCGAGTCGTCCGAAGAGTAG
- the erpA gene encoding iron-sulfur cluster insertion protein ErpA: MTDTTLTETAQAAHRVGLTDTAASKVKSLLQQEGREDLRLRVAVQPGGCSGLIYQLYFDERELDGDATVDFDGVEVIVDKMSVPYLDGATIDFEDTIQKQGFTIDNPNAGGSCACGDSFH, encoded by the coding sequence ATGACCGACACCACGCTGACCGAGACCGCCCAGGCGGCCCACCGCGTCGGACTCACGGACACCGCCGCGAGCAAGGTCAAGAGCCTGCTCCAGCAGGAGGGCCGCGAGGACCTCCGTCTCCGCGTCGCCGTCCAGCCCGGCGGCTGCTCCGGCCTCATCTACCAGCTCTACTTCGACGAGCGCGAGCTCGACGGCGACGCCACGGTCGATTTCGACGGCGTCGAGGTCATCGTCGACAAGATGAGCGTCCCCTACCTGGACGGCGCGACGATCGACTTCGAGGACACCATCCAGAAGCAGGGCTTCACCATCGACAACCCGAACGCCGGCGGCTCCTGCGCGTGCGGCGACTCGTTCCACTGA
- a CDS encoding dipeptidase, whose protein sequence is MTPPDTSADAVTAPDQEAVDRLAAAVAGGLPTTIADLSALVRIPSVSWPAFDPTHVVASADAVAGLLAGLGVFDDVSVHRATTPAGDDGQPAVLATRAPRDGKPTVLLYAHHDVQPPGADEHWETPPFEPTLRGDRLHGRGASDDKAGIMTHVAAIRALVEAEGDDLDLGLAVFIEGEEEAGSRSFADFLAKHHDALAADVIVVADSDNWDVDTPSITIALRGNVTFRLTVRTLDHASHSGMFGGAVPDAMMAAVRLLDSLWDEGGSVAVAGLTSAAMETHEYDDARLAEEAALLPGVSPVGTGPILTRLWAQPSITVTGIDAPSVANASNTLLPEVSVRISARIAPGQTAADAFRALEAHIQGHRPFGAHVEINDVDQGDPFLVDTTGWAMAEATAAMTAGWGRAPVQAGIGGSIPFIADLVEAFPSAQILVTGVEDPDTRAHSPNESQHLGVLQRAILSEAVLLSRIARRS, encoded by the coding sequence ATGACGCCTCCCGACACCTCCGCAGACGCCGTGACCGCACCGGATCAGGAGGCCGTCGACCGGCTCGCCGCCGCCGTCGCGGGCGGACTGCCCACCACGATCGCGGACCTCTCCGCGCTCGTGCGCATCCCCTCCGTCTCCTGGCCGGCCTTCGATCCCACGCACGTCGTCGCGAGCGCCGACGCCGTCGCGGGCCTGCTGGCGGGCCTCGGCGTCTTCGACGACGTCTCCGTCCACCGGGCGACGACGCCCGCGGGCGACGACGGGCAGCCCGCGGTGCTCGCCACGCGCGCGCCCCGGGACGGCAAGCCCACCGTCCTCCTCTACGCGCACCACGACGTGCAGCCGCCCGGAGCCGACGAGCACTGGGAGACGCCGCCCTTCGAGCCGACCCTGCGCGGCGATCGACTGCACGGGCGCGGCGCGTCGGACGACAAGGCCGGCATCATGACGCACGTCGCGGCCATCCGCGCGCTCGTCGAGGCGGAGGGCGACGACCTCGACCTCGGCCTCGCCGTCTTCATCGAGGGGGAGGAGGAGGCGGGATCCCGCTCCTTCGCCGACTTCCTCGCGAAGCACCACGACGCACTGGCCGCCGACGTCATCGTCGTCGCCGACAGCGACAACTGGGACGTCGACACCCCGTCCATCACCATCGCCCTCCGCGGCAACGTGACCTTCCGCCTCACGGTCCGCACGCTCGACCACGCCTCGCACTCGGGCATGTTCGGCGGTGCCGTGCCTGACGCGATGATGGCGGCCGTCCGCCTGCTCGACTCCCTCTGGGATGAGGGCGGGTCCGTCGCCGTCGCCGGCCTCACGAGCGCCGCGATGGAGACGCACGAGTACGACGACGCGCGCCTCGCGGAGGAGGCCGCCCTCCTCCCGGGCGTCTCGCCCGTCGGCACCGGCCCGATCCTCACCCGCCTGTGGGCCCAGCCCTCCATCACGGTGACGGGCATCGACGCGCCCTCGGTCGCGAACGCGAGCAACACGCTCCTCCCGGAGGTGTCCGTGCGCATCAGCGCCCGCATCGCCCCCGGCCAGACCGCCGCGGACGCCTTCCGCGCCCTCGAGGCGCACATCCAGGGGCACCGGCCCTTCGGGGCGCACGTCGAGATCAACGACGTCGACCAGGGCGACCCGTTCCTCGTCGACACCACCGGCTGGGCGATGGCCGAGGCGACCGCCGCGATGACCGCGGGTTGGGGCCGCGCGCCCGTGCAGGCAGGCATCGGCGGGTCGATCCCGTTCATCGCCGACCTCGTCGAGGCGTTCCCGTCCGCCCAGATCCTGGTCACGGGCGTCGAGGACCCGGACACGCGCGCGCACAGCCCCAACGAGTCGCAGCACCTGGGCGTGCTCCAGCGCGCGATCCTCAGCGAGGCCGTGCTGCTCTCCCGCATCGCCCGCCGCAGCTGA
- a CDS encoding DUF3043 domain-containing protein, with protein MAKQHTPAETPSETSAPASAEGRTTDGKKGPTPTRREREAANLRPLVPQDRKLAAQQAKEKAREARARANAGMAAGDERYLPVRDKGPQKRYARDVVDARWSVGEFLLPVMGVVVVLTFVLPNLAAVPLLSIYVFVLAAIVDAYFTGRRVRAAIAARVGADRVERGIRWYTGMRTIQMRPMRLPKPQVKRRETVTFS; from the coding sequence GTGGCGAAGCAGCACACCCCCGCAGAGACCCCCTCCGAGACGAGCGCTCCGGCGTCCGCCGAGGGCCGCACGACCGACGGGAAGAAGGGCCCCACCCCCACCCGGCGCGAGCGCGAGGCGGCGAACCTGCGCCCGCTCGTCCCCCAGGACCGCAAGCTCGCCGCGCAGCAGGCGAAGGAGAAGGCCCGCGAGGCCCGTGCCCGGGCGAACGCCGGCATGGCCGCGGGCGACGAGCGCTACCTGCCCGTCCGCGACAAGGGCCCGCAGAAGCGGTACGCCCGCGACGTCGTGGACGCCCGCTGGAGCGTCGGCGAGTTCCTGCTCCCCGTGATGGGCGTCGTCGTGGTGCTCACCTTCGTGCTGCCGAACCTGGCGGCCGTCCCGCTGCTGTCGATCTACGTCTTCGTCCTCGCCGCCATCGTCGACGCGTACTTCACGGGACGCCGCGTGCGCGCGGCCATCGCGGCCCGGGTCGGCGCCGACCGCGTCGAGCGCGGCATCCGCTGGTACACGGGCATGCGGACGATCCAGATGCGCCCCATGCGCCTGCCCAAGCCGCAGGTGAAGCGCCGCGAGACGGTCACCTTCAGCTGA
- a CDS encoding quinone-dependent dihydroorotate dehydrogenase, which translates to MYPLLFRTVLSRMDPEDAHHLASTAISLLPPSGFGWIARRLTAPDPSLAVDALGLRFPSPFGVAAGFDKDAQAVLGLGQLGFGHVEVGTVTAEAQPGNPRPRLFRLVEDRAVINRMGFNNGGAAALADRLRRLRARRDRPVIGVNIGKTRAVAVEDAVADYVRTTRLVAPVADYLAVNVSSPNTPGLRGLQEIELLRPLLTSIRDAADGVPVLVKIAPDLQDAEVERIAELATELGLAGVIATNTTLSRAGLRTDAGVVEAAGAGGLSGAPLAARSLEVLGILRRALPADACVISVGGVDTAEDVQARLDAGATLVQGYTAFLYRGPLWARSVNAGLARLRRR; encoded by the coding sequence ATGTATCCCCTCCTCTTCCGCACGGTCCTGTCGCGCATGGACCCGGAGGACGCCCACCACCTCGCGTCCACGGCCATCTCCCTCCTCCCGCCGTCCGGCTTCGGCTGGATCGCCCGCCGGCTGACCGCACCGGATCCGTCGCTCGCCGTCGACGCGCTCGGCCTCCGCTTCCCGTCCCCGTTCGGCGTCGCCGCGGGGTTCGACAAGGACGCGCAGGCCGTGCTCGGGCTCGGGCAGCTCGGCTTCGGGCACGTCGAGGTCGGCACGGTCACGGCCGAGGCACAGCCGGGCAATCCCCGTCCGCGCCTCTTCCGCCTCGTCGAGGACCGGGCGGTGATCAACCGCATGGGCTTCAACAACGGGGGAGCGGCTGCCCTCGCGGACCGGCTCCGCCGCCTGCGCGCGCGCCGCGACCGGCCGGTCATCGGCGTCAACATCGGCAAGACCCGCGCGGTCGCCGTCGAGGATGCGGTCGCCGACTACGTCCGCACGACGCGCCTCGTCGCGCCCGTCGCCGACTACCTCGCCGTCAACGTGAGCTCCCCGAACACCCCCGGCCTGCGCGGGCTCCAGGAGATCGAGCTGCTCCGGCCGCTCCTCACGAGCATCCGCGACGCCGCCGACGGCGTCCCCGTCCTCGTCAAGATCGCCCCCGACCTGCAGGACGCCGAGGTGGAGCGGATCGCGGAGCTCGCGACCGAGCTCGGCCTCGCCGGCGTCATCGCCACGAACACGACGCTGTCGCGCGCGGGTCTGCGCACCGACGCGGGCGTCGTCGAGGCGGCGGGAGCGGGCGGCCTCTCCGGCGCGCCGCTCGCCGCCCGTTCGCTCGAGGTGCTCGGGATCCTGCGCCGCGCCCTCCCGGCGGACGCGTGCGTCATCTCGGTCGGCGGCGTCGACACCGCCGAGGACGTGCAGGCGCGGCTCGACGCGGGCGCGACCCTCGTGCAGGGCTACACGGCGTTCCTCTACCGCGGACCCCTGTGGGCCCGGTCGGTCAACGCGGGCCTCGCGCGCCTCCGCCGACGCTGA
- the nrdR gene encoding transcriptional regulator NrdR, translating into MFCPFCRHPDSRVVDSRTSDDGLSIRRRRQCPECGRRFSTTETASLSVIKRNGVVEPFSREKIVTGVRKACQGRPVTDTDLAVLAQRVEEAIRATGASQIEANDIGLSILPPLRELDEVAYLRFASVYQGFDSLDDFESAIAQLRVAHAASSDADSR; encoded by the coding sequence ATGTTCTGCCCCTTCTGCCGCCACCCCGACTCCCGCGTCGTCGACTCCCGCACGAGCGACGACGGCCTGTCGATCCGCCGGCGCCGGCAGTGCCCCGAGTGCGGCCGCCGCTTCAGCACCACGGAGACCGCGAGCCTCAGCGTGATCAAGCGCAACGGCGTCGTCGAGCCGTTCAGCCGGGAGAAGATCGTCACCGGCGTGCGGAAGGCCTGCCAGGGCCGGCCCGTCACCGACACCGACCTCGCGGTCCTCGCGCAGCGCGTCGAGGAGGCGATCCGGGCCACGGGAGCCTCGCAGATCGAGGCGAACGACATCGGCCTCTCGATCCTCCCGCCGCTCCGCGAGCTCGACGAGGTCGCGTACCTCCGCTTCGCCAGCGTCTACCAGGGCTTCGACTCCCTCGACGACTTCGAGTCGGCCATCGCGCAGCTGCGCGTCGCGCACGCCGCGTCCTCCGACGCCGACTCGCGCTGA
- the hisD gene encoding histidinol dehydrogenase → MRIQDLRGTTPSTADLLDLLPRPVTDVAVALDVARELVEDVRTRGSAALLDQAERLDRVRPEELRVPAAAIAAAVEALDPAVRAALEEAIRRVRLGSAAQVPPETTTTVVPGGTIVQRWQPVRRVGLYVPGGKAVYPSSVVMNVVAAQVAGVASIALASPAQAAHGGSVHPVILGAAGLLGVDEVYAMGGAGAIGAFAHGVADIGLEPVDVVTGPGNIYVAAAKRVVRGITGIDSEAGTTEILVIADAQADARLVAADLVSQAEHDEMAASVLVTDSPELARAVDAEVEALTATTGHSARVGQALTGPQSAILVVDDLVTACRYSDAYGPEHLSVQTADPDALLAHLHSAGAIFLGPHSPVSLGDYLAGSNHVLPTGGQARFGSGLGAYTFLRPQQVVRYDARALREAEPMIVALSRAEDLPAHGDAVTARLPR, encoded by the coding sequence ATGCGCATCCAGGACCTCCGCGGCACAACGCCCAGCACCGCCGACCTGCTCGACCTCCTCCCGCGTCCGGTCACCGACGTGGCCGTCGCGCTCGACGTGGCGCGCGAGCTCGTCGAGGACGTGCGCACCCGGGGGAGCGCCGCGCTCCTCGACCAGGCGGAGCGGCTCGACCGCGTGCGGCCGGAGGAGCTGCGCGTGCCCGCCGCCGCGATCGCCGCCGCGGTCGAGGCCCTCGACCCGGCCGTCCGCGCCGCGCTCGAGGAGGCCATCCGCCGCGTGCGCCTCGGCTCCGCTGCCCAGGTCCCGCCCGAGACCACGACCACGGTCGTCCCCGGCGGGACCATCGTGCAGCGCTGGCAGCCCGTGCGCCGCGTCGGGCTCTACGTGCCGGGCGGCAAGGCCGTCTACCCCTCCAGCGTCGTGATGAACGTGGTCGCCGCGCAGGTCGCCGGGGTCGCGAGCATCGCGCTGGCCTCGCCGGCGCAGGCCGCGCACGGCGGATCCGTGCACCCCGTCATCCTCGGCGCCGCCGGGCTCCTCGGCGTCGACGAGGTCTACGCCATGGGCGGCGCGGGTGCCATCGGCGCCTTCGCTCACGGCGTGGCCGACATCGGCCTGGAGCCCGTCGACGTCGTCACCGGCCCCGGCAACATCTACGTCGCGGCGGCCAAGCGCGTCGTCCGCGGCATCACGGGCATCGACTCGGAGGCCGGCACGACGGAGATCCTCGTCATCGCCGACGCGCAGGCCGACGCGCGCCTCGTGGCGGCCGACCTCGTCAGCCAGGCGGAGCACGACGAGATGGCCGCATCCGTCCTCGTCACCGACTCGCCCGAGCTGGCGCGCGCCGTGGACGCGGAAGTCGAGGCCCTCACCGCCACGACCGGCCACTCGGCCCGCGTCGGCCAGGCGCTCACCGGCCCGCAGTCGGCGATCCTCGTGGTCGACGACCTCGTCACCGCCTGCCGCTACAGCGACGCGTACGGCCCGGAGCACCTCTCCGTGCAGACCGCCGACCCGGACGCGCTGCTCGCGCACCTGCACAGCGCCGGCGCCATCTTCCTCGGCCCGCACTCGCCCGTGAGCCTCGGCGACTACCTCGCGGGTTCCAACCACGTGCTCCCCACGGGCGGCCAGGCCCGCTTCGGCTCCGGCCTGGGCGCGTACACGTTCCTCCGCCCGCAGCAGGTCGTGCGCTACGACGCCCGCGCCCTCCGCGAGGCCGAGCCGATGATCGTGGCGCTCAGCCGCGCCGAGGACCTCCCCGCGCACGGCGACGCGGTGACGGCGCGCCTGCCGCGCTGA
- a CDS encoding flavin reductase family protein encodes MDAHPATTLSEAPGQAAFRAAFRRHAAGAAIVTTRDAHGSPVGFTATSLASVSADPPLASFSLARTASSAAALAVADHVAVHVLGARDRHLAERLSGPAAERFAGDHWSPGPHGLPVLAGGTALLVARIVERVHVHDAIVVVVRVEDGGAGVDDEPLVYHARRYLRPGAEA; translated from the coding sequence ATGGACGCGCACCCCGCCACCACGCTCTCCGAGGCCCCGGGCCAGGCCGCCTTCCGCGCCGCGTTCCGGCGGCATGCCGCGGGCGCCGCGATCGTCACGACGCGCGACGCGCACGGATCCCCCGTCGGGTTCACGGCGACGTCCCTCGCCTCCGTGTCGGCGGATCCGCCGCTCGCGAGCTTCAGCCTCGCGCGCACCGCGTCGAGCGCCGCGGCCCTCGCGGTCGCCGACCACGTCGCCGTCCACGTGCTGGGTGCGCGCGACCGGCACCTGGCGGAGCGCCTCAGCGGCCCCGCGGCCGAGCGCTTCGCCGGGGACCACTGGTCCCCCGGCCCGCACGGCCTGCCCGTCCTCGCGGGAGGCACCGCGCTCCTCGTCGCCCGGATCGTCGAGCGGGTGCACGTCCACGACGCGATCGTGGTCGTCGTGCGCGTCGAGGACGGCGGCGCGGGCGTCGACGACGAGCCGCTCGTCTACCACGCCCGCCGCTACCTGCGGCCGGGCGCCGAGGCCTGA